In Sutterella faecalis, a genomic segment contains:
- a CDS encoding transposase, giving the protein MAVPEHIRKVPRPRNTVVIDSGSNGAKRYAVHSRRASICKPGCNPRPVNGPVIGHIIDGKFVPRQSAASLAEDGPDYLSYGAAALLHDELRGLDDELFKVYEVKDACMILALALLRIEHKGIKISRCRQHYEKSFISVFYPGLPLSENTISKFLNLLGQDAGKMNAFITARLAAVCRDHHIIIDGTLKQNTSIVNDLSAFSRKARVKGCKEISVLYAYDLEAQEPLCAQVYPGNMIDARAYSSFVSENKIERGVLITDKGFPPKAIEGLLRKHEGLHFLTPLKRSDKKIAENAMLDFEDCLRGIDKRIRCKKVKMGNGRFLYSFRDSWKAQAEDNSFMDRQRRSDSYDKKNYDEHCGSYGTIVFESDLDMTCAEVYACYEQRWQLEMFFDVYKNSLDFGVTRVQSDYSVRGSEFVDLIASILTSRIVKRMSKAGVLDNATFGDVMDSLRTCWRNRKAPRESLPQVDDEYWNRLLKCDGELLAALELALPGKDKAPDPKKRGRPRKKPEQTKAQEVNPQPKRKPGRPRVRPIIYGPPRPRGRPRKERSSGSL; this is encoded by the coding sequence ATGGCCGTTCCAGAGCACATCCGCAAGGTTCCGAGACCGCGCAATACCGTTGTCATCGACAGCGGCAGCAATGGCGCCAAGCGCTATGCGGTTCACAGTCGTCGGGCTTCCATATGCAAGCCCGGCTGCAACCCGCGCCCGGTGAACGGGCCGGTCATTGGGCACATCATTGACGGCAAGTTTGTGCCTCGCCAGTCCGCGGCGAGTCTTGCAGAAGACGGTCCCGACTATCTCTCTTACGGGGCCGCGGCACTGCTTCACGACGAACTTCGAGGGCTCGACGATGAGCTCTTCAAGGTCTACGAAGTCAAGGACGCCTGCATGATTCTTGCGCTCGCCTTGCTCCGCATTGAGCACAAGGGCATCAAGATCTCCCGATGCCGTCAGCATTACGAAAAGTCCTTCATCTCGGTTTTCTACCCCGGACTGCCTCTCTCTGAGAACACCATCAGCAAGTTCCTGAACCTGCTCGGCCAGGACGCCGGCAAGATGAATGCCTTCATCACTGCCCGGCTCGCCGCCGTCTGCAGGGATCACCACATCATCATTGATGGAACGCTCAAGCAGAACACAAGCATCGTCAATGATTTGTCTGCCTTCTCAAGAAAGGCTCGCGTCAAGGGCTGCAAAGAGATTTCCGTCCTCTACGCCTATGACCTTGAAGCACAGGAACCCTTGTGCGCACAGGTCTATCCGGGCAATATGATCGACGCCCGCGCCTACAGCTCATTCGTTTCGGAAAACAAAATCGAACGAGGCGTCCTGATCACGGACAAGGGATTCCCTCCCAAGGCAATTGAAGGCCTGCTCCGAAAGCATGAAGGGCTTCATTTCCTCACGCCGCTGAAGCGCTCGGACAAGAAGATTGCAGAGAACGCCATGCTCGATTTCGAGGATTGTCTGCGCGGCATTGATAAGCGCATCCGCTGCAAAAAGGTAAAGATGGGAAACGGGCGCTTCCTCTACTCCTTCAGGGATTCGTGGAAGGCTCAGGCGGAAGACAACTCCTTCATGGACCGCCAGCGCAGGAGCGATTCATACGACAAGAAGAACTACGATGAGCATTGCGGTTCGTATGGAACAATCGTCTTTGAGTCGGATCTCGACATGACGTGCGCTGAGGTCTACGCATGCTACGAACAGCGCTGGCAGCTTGAGATGTTCTTCGATGTTTACAAGAACAGCCTTGATTTCGGCGTAACCCGGGTCCAGTCCGACTACTCCGTCCGCGGATCCGAATTCGTAGACCTCATTGCCTCCATCCTGACATCCCGCATTGTGAAGCGCATGTCGAAGGCAGGAGTACTCGACAATGCAACATTCGGGGATGTCATGGACTCGCTCAGAACGTGCTGGCGCAATCGCAAGGCGCCGCGGGAGAGCCTGCCGCAGGTTGATGACGAATACTGGAATCGTCTGCTGAAGTGCGATGGAGAGTTGCTGGCGGCTTTGGAGCTCGCCTTGCCCGGCAAAGACAAAGCGCCGGATCCGAAAAAACGCGGCCGGCCGCGCAAAAAACCGGAACAGACGAAGGCACAGGAAGTAAACCCCCAGCCGAAACGCAAGCCGGGGCGCCCCAGAGTTCGGCCGATCATCTATGGGCCTCCTCGCCCAAGAGGTCGCCCTCGAAAGGAACGCTCTTCCGGCTCACTATAG
- a CDS encoding CapA family protein, which translates to MKTSFIAAGDSFITRHIASAGYEGFEDLRTLIEQHDVRFVNLEMTFHRQEGYPAAASGGTWAMTDPSMLDDMRRFGFNLFNTANNHSGDFGQEGVSATIRHLNERGMTFAGTGNTLQEAASACYLETREARVALIGVTATLDPAAVAGGQSGTMRGRPGLNPLRFRTIHHVNPEHFEMAKTLAAVSQINAKAELSIRNGYRPPFPEGTLPLGSMFFALTDKEEYNETVPNEKDLSRTIDEIRNASAQADIVLVSVHAHEMRGADSSVAAEFVETFARACIDAGASVVIGHGPHELRGIEVYKNGLIFYSIGNFIFETETVALQPFDAFSSKGLPIDMKIGDYMDHRSRNGTRGYIVQENIWRAVMPSWTIEDGRIRDVRLYPIDLAQHGTRSQRGIPKLSRSNAALEHLRNLSERYGTDIEIREGVGYLQLNQDAAL; encoded by the coding sequence ATGAAGACCTCTTTCATTGCTGCCGGCGACAGCTTCATCACGCGTCACATTGCCAGCGCCGGATACGAAGGCTTTGAGGATTTGAGAACGCTCATCGAGCAGCATGACGTGAGATTCGTCAACCTCGAAATGACCTTTCATCGACAGGAAGGCTATCCGGCCGCGGCATCAGGCGGCACATGGGCAATGACAGATCCTTCGATGCTCGACGACATGCGGCGCTTCGGCTTCAATCTCTTCAACACTGCCAACAACCATTCCGGCGACTTCGGGCAGGAGGGCGTCAGCGCCACGATCAGGCACCTCAACGAAAGAGGCATGACGTTTGCCGGTACCGGCAATACGCTTCAGGAAGCCGCAAGCGCGTGCTACCTCGAAACCCGGGAAGCCCGCGTTGCACTCATTGGCGTAACCGCCACGCTCGATCCCGCTGCCGTTGCCGGAGGTCAGAGCGGCACCATGCGCGGCCGCCCGGGCCTCAATCCGCTGCGCTTCCGCACCATTCATCACGTCAATCCGGAACACTTTGAAATGGCGAAGACGCTCGCCGCCGTTTCTCAGATCAACGCAAAGGCGGAATTGAGCATCCGGAACGGCTACCGGCCTCCGTTTCCGGAAGGCACGCTTCCGCTCGGGAGCATGTTCTTCGCGCTGACGGACAAAGAGGAATACAACGAAACGGTCCCGAACGAGAAGGACCTCTCCCGCACGATCGATGAAATCCGCAATGCCAGCGCTCAGGCCGACATCGTTCTTGTTAGCGTCCATGCGCACGAGATGCGAGGCGCCGACTCCTCCGTTGCCGCCGAATTTGTGGAGACCTTCGCCCGTGCGTGCATTGATGCGGGCGCCAGCGTCGTCATCGGGCATGGTCCGCACGAACTGCGCGGCATCGAGGTTTACAAGAACGGCCTGATTTTCTACAGCATCGGGAACTTCATCTTTGAAACCGAAACCGTGGCGCTCCAGCCTTTCGACGCCTTCAGCTCGAAGGGACTGCCCATCGACATGAAGATCGGCGACTACATGGACCACCGCTCAAGGAACGGCACCCGGGGCTACATCGTGCAGGAGAACATCTGGCGCGCGGTCATGCCGAGCTGGACGATCGAAGACGGAAGAATCAGGGACGTTCGTCTATATCCGATCGATCTCGCCCAACACGGAACGAGATCACAGCGCGGCATCCCGAAGCTCTCCCGTTCGAATGCCGCGCTCGAGCATCTCCGGAATCTCTCAGAACGCTACGGTACCGACATTGAAATCCGCGAGGGCGTCGGCTACCTGCAGCTCAATCAGGATGCCGCTCTTTAA
- a CDS encoding addiction module antidote protein, translating to MHFPVEQSPATLAAKPQKNEEDRIRLKMIQALNQALREANFDEVVRQSGDLARYHGMADIAARTGLNRVQLYRSLSDRGNPAFSTLMRVYHAMGLQITIMPKR from the coding sequence ATGCATTTTCCAGTTGAACAGAGTCCCGCAACTTTAGCGGCCAAGCCGCAAAAGAATGAAGAGGATCGGATCCGCCTGAAAATGATTCAGGCGCTGAATCAGGCGCTGCGAGAAGCCAACTTTGATGAGGTTGTTCGTCAGTCGGGGGATTTGGCTCGGTATCACGGGATGGCAGACATTGCCGCCCGGACCGGGCTTAACCGCGTCCAGCTCTATCGTTCGCTGAGCGATCGGGGAAATCCGGCCTTTTCAACCTTAATGCGGGTTTATCACGCCATGGGTCTTCAGATCACCATCATGCCTAAGCGTTGA
- a CDS encoding autotransporter family protein produces the protein MKNASKRYIQARPVVAKKTVLATVLISLMSLPFAVWSATILEYVFDLSDSDQFYFPNNGDTVKKGLIGEDTRESLSPVLDVYNAVYWPNEPKAVPKIYKDSDNYPGNNGDEKDAHLIFNGALDLEYIVEESPANYSTAFNFFEPKALDLKYYHGLHEFEFNDKISVAIRHADIHVASMSADGKDNPGLLVTNKKRVVTFDEKANLRVGYQVNFTASDNEDALFVLAGIYTGFGAAKEISSLIEIFNLPEDMSTLTADETRERLENSKASKMGVTTFEKGLNLTVVNSQASVETAPKNQAAYGIFVNEGGSVNIRGGQSNIVLIGSEGSTAISAVNVSARAGILDVMKQGKVNLTASEGMSRLWSFSSDIIDGAPLSPMPGQTAEDAGKHRLMMRDAVQAFHGAQVVIEDAADKGSLDIRGDILAGIKNESQRLFVEGDLFNSHVGYFNGAVNNASATIKLSNADSTLFGNIYERHRISDDEIGSFRSEADVNKDNQTFLGWVDWMKKEQAREGTLGGEVSLTLSNGAAWYPILGGTEAKEEAENSGWKGWDYTAVTSWVDLDSYNEVVNRSDQYNLKWTDKEGAEHVANSASEDSGIVNDADLVQTADETGIAYVDRSDVEELNGAEVDNGIYHLTLNDGVVDSRFMRIDFNKKIYVKEFADIDGALISTPDEGKEGGIRKLRIQELSGKGGIFRIYATDKANHDVVVIDNSPEATSNSFEIWNSIEDQTLGIDARDPTTFVHIARAGRNVGFGDSILKKTAGSVWATLYSVRADEENAWTRAQNAELDVSQGTTPDGVIWEHDAEQNWFITDWKRTGNPTYEDTAVSAFSIPYLYATQMERLQKRMGEARYSLGEEDGAWVRLHHGRADRSRFEDKNTMVQIGWDRRSHHDGAAAIHGVAFDYLHSDADYADPLYGQAEMDRYRLSLYTTWFGNSGWYVDGVGRLAWHDTDMKGMNRDGDAFDTGFSMWAAAASIEAGWKLSSADKWYAEPQAQLQYTRIGSSDYKTSNEVRIDNSSVDSLIGRVGLRLGRDLERMGEQKVNFYLRADILHEFMGEQTFRMQGHHDMTALNYEFTGDNTWYDVGLGITYRAGDNYSFFVDAERPFGDDIGNSWELNAGFRWLF, from the coding sequence ATGAAGAATGCTTCAAAAAGATATATTCAGGCAAGACCTGTTGTTGCAAAGAAAACAGTTTTGGCGACTGTATTGATTTCATTGATGTCTTTGCCTTTTGCTGTCTGGTCTGCAACAATTCTGGAGTACGTGTTTGATTTGTCTGATTCCGATCAATTTTATTTTCCGAATAATGGCGATACGGTTAAAAAAGGGTTGATCGGTGAGGATACAAGAGAAAGTTTATCGCCTGTTCTGGATGTCTATAATGCAGTATATTGGCCAAACGAGCCAAAAGCAGTTCCGAAAATTTATAAAGATTCAGATAATTATCCAGGAAATAACGGCGACGAAAAAGATGCACATTTGATATTTAATGGTGCATTGGATCTGGAGTACATCGTCGAGGAATCGCCCGCGAATTACTCCACCGCATTTAATTTCTTCGAGCCGAAAGCTCTTGATTTAAAATATTATCACGGCCTTCATGAATTTGAATTTAATGACAAAATCAGCGTTGCAATCAGGCATGCAGATATTCATGTGGCGAGTATGAGTGCTGACGGAAAGGATAATCCGGGTCTTCTTGTAACGAATAAAAAACGCGTTGTCACCTTTGACGAGAAAGCCAATCTTCGCGTCGGCTATCAAGTTAATTTCACTGCTTCTGACAATGAAGATGCGCTTTTTGTCCTTGCCGGCATCTATACGGGGTTCGGCGCTGCAAAGGAAATTAGCTCGCTCATAGAGATTTTCAATCTTCCCGAAGACATGTCGACACTGACGGCCGATGAAACAAGGGAGAGGCTCGAGAACTCCAAGGCTTCAAAGATGGGAGTGACGACCTTTGAGAAAGGCCTCAACCTGACGGTTGTAAACAGTCAGGCTTCCGTCGAAACTGCGCCGAAGAATCAAGCTGCCTACGGCATTTTTGTAAACGAAGGCGGTTCCGTCAACATCCGCGGCGGACAAAGCAACATTGTGCTCATCGGTTCCGAAGGATCCACGGCGATTTCGGCTGTCAACGTCAGCGCACGTGCGGGAATTCTTGATGTGATGAAGCAGGGCAAGGTCAACCTGACGGCGAGCGAGGGGATGTCTCGTCTCTGGAGCTTCAGCTCCGACATTATCGACGGCGCTCCTTTGAGTCCCATGCCGGGTCAGACGGCTGAAGATGCCGGCAAGCATCGCCTGATGATGCGCGATGCAGTTCAAGCCTTCCACGGTGCACAAGTGGTGATAGAGGACGCGGCAGACAAAGGCTCCCTCGATATCCGAGGTGATATTTTGGCCGGCATCAAGAATGAGTCACAGCGTCTTTTCGTAGAGGGAGATTTGTTTAATTCTCATGTCGGCTACTTCAATGGTGCCGTCAACAACGCTTCTGCAACTATCAAGCTCTCCAACGCCGATTCGACGCTTTTCGGCAATATCTATGAAAGACACCGAATTTCAGATGATGAAATCGGCAGCTTCCGGTCTGAAGCAGATGTAAATAAGGATAATCAGACCTTCTTAGGCTGGGTGGACTGGATGAAAAAAGAGCAAGCCCGGGAAGGCACTCTTGGCGGCGAGGTCAGCCTTACGCTCAGCAACGGTGCAGCCTGGTATCCGATCCTTGGCGGAACAGAGGCCAAAGAAGAAGCCGAAAACAGCGGCTGGAAAGGATGGGACTATACCGCCGTAACGTCCTGGGTCGATCTGGATTCGTACAACGAGGTCGTCAACAGGTCTGATCAGTACAACCTGAAGTGGACGGATAAAGAAGGCGCGGAACACGTCGCCAACTCTGCGTCTGAAGATTCCGGGATTGTCAATGATGCGGATCTTGTTCAAACAGCCGACGAGACGGGTATTGCCTATGTTGATCGCAGTGATGTGGAGGAGCTTAACGGCGCAGAAGTCGACAACGGCATTTATCACCTGACGCTTAATGACGGCGTGGTGGATTCACGCTTCATGCGCATCGACTTCAATAAGAAAATCTACGTGAAGGAGTTTGCCGACATTGATGGCGCTTTAATCAGCACTCCGGATGAGGGAAAAGAAGGCGGCATCCGGAAGCTTCGCATTCAGGAACTCAGCGGCAAGGGCGGCATCTTCCGCATTTATGCGACGGACAAGGCTAACCACGATGTTGTCGTCATCGACAATTCGCCTGAGGCGACCTCAAACAGCTTCGAAATCTGGAACAGCATCGAGGATCAGACGCTCGGAATTGACGCCCGGGATCCGACAACGTTCGTACATATCGCACGTGCGGGCAGAAACGTCGGCTTCGGGGATTCGATTCTTAAGAAAACGGCAGGTTCAGTCTGGGCGACGCTCTACAGTGTGCGTGCGGATGAAGAAAATGCCTGGACGAGAGCTCAGAACGCAGAACTCGACGTCTCTCAGGGGACGACGCCTGACGGCGTGATCTGGGAGCATGACGCAGAGCAGAACTGGTTCATTACGGACTGGAAGCGCACGGGCAATCCAACCTATGAGGATACCGCAGTCAGCGCCTTCTCCATTCCGTATCTCTATGCCACTCAGATGGAGCGCCTTCAGAAGCGTATGGGCGAAGCCCGGTATTCGCTAGGCGAAGAGGACGGTGCCTGGGTGCGTCTGCATCATGGGCGCGCTGATCGCTCTCGATTTGAGGACAAGAATACGATGGTGCAGATCGGCTGGGATCGCCGTTCGCATCATGATGGTGCAGCTGCAATTCATGGCGTTGCGTTCGACTACCTCCATTCGGATGCGGATTATGCCGACCCGCTTTACGGGCAGGCCGAAATGGATCGTTATCGCCTGAGTCTCTACACCACCTGGTTCGGCAACAGCGGTTGGTACGTTGACGGGGTTGGGCGTCTTGCCTGGCACGACACCGACATGAAGGGCATGAACCGCGACGGCGATGCGTTCGATACCGGATTCAGCATGTGGGCGGCTGCGGCCAGCATTGAAGCCGGCTGGAAGCTTTCGAGCGCCGACAAGTGGTATGCGGAGCCTCAGGCCCAGCTTCAGTACACGCGCATTGGCAGTTCGGACTACAAGACTTCGAATGAAGTAAGAATCGACAACAGCAGCGTCGACAGTCTGATTGGCCGCGTCGGCCTGCGTCTCGGGCGAGACCTTGAGCGCATGGGCGAACAGAAAGTGAATTTCTATCTGCGTGCCGACATTCTTCACGAATTCATGGGAGAACAGACCTTCCGCATGCAGGGACATCACGACATGACGGCACTCAACTATGAGTTTACAGGCGACAATACCTGGTACGACGTGGGCCTCGGCATCACCTACCGGGCTGGCGACAATTACTCATTCTTCGTCGATGCCGAGCGTCCGTTCGGCGACGACATCGGGAACAGCTGGGAACTGAATGCAGGTTTCCGTTGGCTCTTCTGA
- a CDS encoding AAA family ATPase translates to MKKTIAVGNSSFVTLIEDENYYVDKTAYIKAVMESGHAVDVITRPRRFGKTLFMDTLHAFLTVTFDRARQQAWFKGLKIAEDKVFCEKFLGQFPVIFLSLKGVEGQNFQWAYRSFTRKLVTEAKRHEYLLESPRLGDEEKAMLRSYSSQMFMRELSNLDLAESFLGNMIAMLAKHYEKQVVLLVDEYDVPLARAAERGYFSEMRDLLKAFLGPLKPETGPIVNGRPVLKKAVFTGCLRVSKESIFTGVNNFAANTVCTENDPALSAAMGFTPDEVNEMLRYYDLESVRDVVKHWYDGYRFGRQDIYSPWDLISFCSKASKTSDPAARVPENYWTATSGNVVIDEFLGFLSDADADRMQLLVDGGVIEVEINEQLTYAGMAFHKLEDFWTILLFTGYLTVAERLGPKRFLLKIPNEEIRQTFKERVLARYSAENRSFARHGSRLVQSAFSGDVDGMAEVLAPLLRTYVSVRDAQSRAPAENYYHGFLSALLASAGDQIQNFKSNIEAGDGYADIVFDSGAGSEKTGVVLEIKRAGRDENMTSVLNSALAQIEEKRYGEIFDHMGCAKYYAYGLVFRGKNCLVGGGALRMLGS, encoded by the coding sequence ATGAAAAAGACGATTGCAGTCGGCAATTCGTCCTTCGTCACGCTGATCGAGGACGAGAACTATTACGTCGACAAGACGGCCTACATCAAGGCGGTGATGGAGTCGGGGCATGCCGTTGATGTCATTACGCGGCCGCGCCGGTTCGGCAAGACGCTTTTCATGGATACTTTGCATGCCTTCCTCACAGTCACTTTCGACAGAGCGAGGCAGCAGGCATGGTTTAAAGGGCTGAAGATTGCCGAGGACAAGGTTTTCTGTGAAAAGTTCCTTGGACAGTTTCCCGTCATTTTTCTTTCGTTGAAAGGCGTTGAGGGACAGAATTTCCAATGGGCATATCGGAGCTTCACCCGCAAGCTTGTTACGGAGGCAAAACGGCATGAGTACTTGCTCGAGAGTCCTCGTCTCGGCGATGAAGAAAAGGCGATGCTGAGGAGCTACTCCTCACAGATGTTCATGCGCGAGTTGTCGAATCTTGATTTAGCTGAGAGTTTCCTTGGCAATATGATCGCGATGCTCGCAAAGCATTACGAAAAGCAGGTTGTGCTCCTCGTCGATGAGTACGATGTTCCGCTCGCGAGGGCTGCCGAGCGCGGATACTTTTCCGAAATGCGCGATCTTTTGAAAGCCTTTCTTGGCCCGTTGAAGCCGGAAACAGGGCCGATCGTCAATGGCCGTCCGGTTTTGAAAAAAGCCGTCTTTACCGGGTGTCTGCGCGTCAGCAAGGAGAGCATCTTCACGGGCGTCAACAATTTCGCGGCCAACACCGTCTGCACGGAGAATGACCCGGCGCTCTCCGCGGCAATGGGATTCACGCCGGATGAAGTGAACGAAATGCTCCGGTACTACGACCTCGAGTCGGTTCGTGATGTAGTGAAGCACTGGTACGACGGATATCGTTTCGGCAGGCAGGATATTTATTCCCCCTGGGATCTCATCAGTTTCTGCAGCAAAGCCTCCAAAACCTCTGATCCGGCTGCCCGAGTGCCGGAAAATTACTGGACGGCGACGAGCGGGAACGTCGTTATTGATGAGTTCCTCGGTTTTTTGTCTGATGCTGATGCAGACAGAATGCAATTGCTGGTTGACGGCGGCGTCATTGAGGTCGAGATTAATGAGCAGCTCACTTACGCGGGTATGGCGTTTCATAAGTTGGAAGACTTCTGGACGATTCTCCTCTTTACGGGCTATTTAACGGTTGCGGAACGCCTGGGTCCGAAGCGCTTCCTCTTGAAAATCCCCAATGAGGAAATTCGTCAGACTTTTAAGGAACGGGTTCTTGCCCGGTACTCGGCGGAGAATCGCTCCTTTGCGCGCCACGGCTCGAGACTTGTGCAATCCGCTTTTTCCGGCGATGTGGATGGAATGGCAGAGGTTCTTGCACCGCTTCTCAGAACGTATGTTTCAGTGCGCGACGCTCAATCCAGGGCTCCGGCAGAGAACTACTATCACGGGTTCCTTTCTGCGCTTCTTGCTTCCGCAGGCGATCAGATTCAGAATTTCAAGTCGAATATCGAAGCGGGCGACGGCTATGCCGACATCGTCTTCGATTCGGGGGCCGGTTCGGAAAAGACGGGCGTTGTCTTGGAAATCAAGCGCGCCGGGCGCGATGAAAATATGACGAGCGTTCTCAATTCGGCTTTGGCGCAGATCGAAGAGAAAAGATACGGCGAAATCTTCGACCATATGGGCTGCGCGAAGTACTACGCCTATGGGCTCGTCTTCCGTGGGAAAAACTGCCTTGTCGGAGGCGGCGCGCTTCGGATGCTCGGCTCGTGA